One Amphiprion ocellaris isolate individual 3 ecotype Okinawa chromosome 5, ASM2253959v1, whole genome shotgun sequence genomic region harbors:
- the camk1b gene encoding calcium/calmodulin-dependent protein kinase type 1 isoform X2 yields MPLGEDCHTWKKKTTDVKEKYDFKEVLGTGAFSEVVLAEEKRTQKLVAIKCIPKKALEGKENSIENEIAVLHKLKHTNIVSLEDIFESKSHLYLVMQLVSGGELFDRIIEKGFYTEKDASKLIQQILDAVKYLHDMGIVHRDLKPENLLYYSMEEDSKIMISDFGLSKIEGSGSVMSTACGTPGYVAPEVLAQKPYSKAVDCWSIGVIAYILLCGYPPFYDENDAKLFEQILKAEYEFDSPYWDDISDSAKDFIVHLMEKDPNIRYTCEQALQHPWIAGDTALDKNIHESVSAQIKKNFAKSKWRQAFNATAVVRHMRRLQLGTGQEGPSPNLPSQCRTHLLMPEEDAEACCEGGCSQNVDGGADPLSNCTYRCHPTSRV; encoded by the exons gggAGCTTTCTCAGAGGTGGTTTTGGCCGAGGAGAAGAGGACCCAGAAACTGGTGGCCATCAAGTGTATCCCCAAGAAGGCATTAGAGGGCAAAGAAAACAGCATTGAAAATGAGATAGCAGTCCTGCACAA GCTTAAACACACCAACATTGTGTCCTTGGAAGACATATTTGAGAGTAAATCACACCTCTACCTTGTCATGCAACT AGTGTCTGGCGGGGAACTCTTCGATCGTATCATTGAGAAAGGCTTCTACACAGAGAAAGATGCCAGTAAACTCATTCAGCAGATTCTGGATGCTGTCAAATACCTCCACGACATGGGCATCGTGCACCGCGACCTCAAG CCAGAGAATCTGCTGTACTACAGCATGGAAGAAGACTCCAAAATCATGATCAGTGACTTCGGTCTGTCTAAAATTGAAGGTTCTGGCAGTGTGATGTCGACAGCCTGTGGAACACCTGGATATGTTG CCCCTGAAGTCTTGGCTCAGAAGCCCTACAGTAAAGCAGTGGACTGCTGGTCTATTGGTGTCATAGCCTATATTCT GTTGTGTGGTTACCCTCCCTTCTATGATGAGAATGATGCCAAACTGTTTGAACAGATCCTGAAAGCAGAATATGAGTTTGATTCTCCTTACTGGGATGATATTTCTGATTCAG CTAAAGACTTCATAGTGCATCTGATGGAGAAAGACCCAAACATACGTTACACCTGTGAGCAGGCTCTGCAGCACCCCTG GATTGCTGGGGATACTGCACTGGACAAGAACATTCATGAGTCTGTCAGTGCACAGATCAAGAAGAATTTTGCAAAGAGCAAGTGGAGG CAAGCGTTCAACGCAACAGCAGTGGTTCGTCACATGAGGCGTCTCCAGCTGGGAACAGGTCAGGAAGGACCAAGTCCCAACTTGCCAAGTCAGTGCCGAACTCATCTACTGATGCCAGAAGAAGATGCAG AGGCTTGTTGTGAGGGAGGATGTTCTCAGAACGTCGACGGCGGAGCAGACCCTCTGTCCAACTGCACCTACCGCTGCCACCCAACCAGCAGGGTGTGA